The sequence TCCTCCGGGGTTAAATTATTTGTAAGAAAAATTTTTAGAGTTGGCGTTACAAAAAGTGTTTTGCCTTCAGCAATGAGCTCTTTTGCTCTTTTTAATACATTAATCAATAAGAATTCGGCAGCAACAACAGTCTTATGCAGATACACTTGCCAGTACATCAGCCGTCGCGAAATCAAGAACTTTTCAATGGAGTAGATGCCTTTTACATCAACCACCAGCTGATCGTTGTGTACATTCAGCATTTTTATAATGCGTTCAAGGCCAATCGTGCCTTCAACCACTCCCGTGAAAAAGCTATCACGACTCAGGTAATCGAGCCGGTCCATATCGAGCTGGCTGGCAACCAACTGGTGCAAAAACCTTTTTTTGTACTTATTGGTAAATATTTTGATAGCAAGATCGAGTTTTCCGTTAAACTCGCGATTCAGTTCCTGCATCAACATCAGCGAAATATTTTCGTGCGAAATATTTACCAGCGTATTTTCCAGCACATGCGAAAACGGTGCATGGCCAATGTCGTGCAATAAAATGGCGATGGTAACAGCTTCGGCTTCTTTGTCGGTAATGTTGTGGCCTTTAATTCGTAAAACAGAAATTGCCTGGCGCATTAAATGTACCGTTCCAATGGCATGTTCAAAACGGGTGTGATTAGCTCCCGGAAATACCAAATATGACAGTCCGAGCTGTTTGATATGCCGTAAACGTTGAAATGTTGGATGCTCCAGCAAGTCGAAAATTATATCAGATTGAAGATTGATGAAGCCGAAAACGGGGTCGTTAATGATCTTTTTCTTATTTAATTGAATTTGCTGCACAAGCCACTTCTTGGTTTGGTTTAAAATTATAAAACTTTCTGTAATACAAATGACAAGGTTTTTTTTATGAAATAAAATGCTGTGGCGGCCAAAATCAGATTTGTTATGCACAGAATGCGGTTAATGATTTTATTGTTTAAAATCAGCATTTTATGTAGGTGTGGTTATTTGCTAATGTTGGATAATATTACTATTTTTGCCGAGAATTTTCTAAAAAGCGAAATTTTTAGGGGACCGTTGGTTCCCTATTTTGTTACATATATAGAAATGATAGCAAAACAGAAAGTAATAGAATTGGTAAATGAACGTCTTGACGATCAGATGTTTATAGTTGATGTAACTATTAGTTCTGCCAACGATATTAATGTTTACGTTGATGGATTTAACGGAATCACTATCGAACAATGTATTGCTGTCAGTCGTAATGTTGAGCACAACCTCGACAGGGATGAAGAGGATTTTTCGTTACAGGTTTCGTCGCCGGGATTAACAGAGAGCTTTAAAGTAAGGCAACAATACCAGAAATATACCGGCAAGGAAATTAAAGTTGTAACAGCCGAAAGTGTGAAATTAGAAGGCCTGCTTTTAGAAAATAACGAAGAAGGTATAGTGCTTGAGACCTCGAAACGTGAAAAAGTTGAGGGGCATAAAAAAAAGCAATTGGTAGTAAAAAAACATATTTTAAAATACGACGAAATAAAAAGTGCGAAAGCGGTTATTTCATTTAAATAAATGATGCGAGATGGAAAATATTAACCTGATAGATACTTTTGCTGAATTTAAGGAGCTAAAAAACATTGACAGGGTTACAATGATGAGCGTGCTGGAAGAAGTTTTCCGAAGTGTGCTTATCCGTCAGTATGGAACTGATGAGAACTTTGACGTGATTATCAATATTGATAAAGGCGACTTTGAAATTTGGAGAAACCGCGAAGTAGTTGCAGACGAGGAAATTGAAGATCCGAACTTGCAGATTACTTTAAGCGATGCGCTGAAAATTGATGACGATTATGAAGTTGGCGAAGATGTAACCGACGAGGTTAAGTTAGCCGATTTTGGTCGCCGCGCCATTTTGAATTTGCGTCAGAACCTGGCCAGTAAAATTCTGGAACTGGAGAAAGACCACATTTACGGAAAGTATAAAGATAAAATTGGCGACATTGTTACCGGTGAAGTTTATCAGGTTTGGAAAAAAGAGATTTTGATTCTTGACGATGAAGGAAACGAATTGATCCTGCCAAAATCAGAACAAATTCCATCAGATTATTTCCGTAAAGGAGATAATGTTCGCGCCATTGTTTATAAAGTAGAATTACGAAATAACAACCCACTTATTATTTTATCGCGTACAGCTCCGGCTTTCCTCGAGCGTTTGTTCGAGTTGGAAATTCCGGAAATTTTCGATGGTTTAATTACCATCAAGAAAATTGTTCGTGTGCCGGGCGAGCGTGCTAAAGTTGCTGTTGAATCGTACGACGAACGTATTGACCCGGTTGGAGCATGTGTGGGAATGAAAGGATCGAGAATCCACGGTATCGTTCGCGAATTGCGTAACGAAAACATTGATGTTATCAACTATTCGTCTAATCTTCAGTTGTTCATTAAACGATCACTGAATCCGGCGAAAATTAATTCGATTAAAATTATTGAAGACGATAAGAAAGCTGAGGTTTATCTGAAACCAGAAGAGGTGTCGTTGGCAATTGGTAAAGGCGGTTTAAACATTCGTTTGGCCAGCCAGTTAACCGGATATGAAATCGATGTTTATCGTGAGATGGAGGAAGACGATGAAGATGTGAACCTGGATGAGTTTGCAGATGAGATTGAAAGCTGGGTAATTGATGCGTTAAAAGGCATTGGTTGCGACACCGCTAAAAACGTGTTGAATATCCCACGTGCTGAATTGATTAAAAGAACTGACCTTGAGGACGAAACGATTGACGACGTGCTGAAGATCCTTAGTTCGGAATTTGAATAGAGAACTGGTAAAAACAGTGGCTATTCATTAAAATTAGAAAAGTAAATAAAGAAATATATGGTAGCAGGCAAAACACAAAGACTTAGTAAACTTGCAAGGCAGTTCAACGTAGGTATTCACACCATTGTTGAATTCTTGCATAAAAAAGGGTATGATGTTGATTCAAATCCTAATACTAAAGTTTCAGAAGACGCCGTGCAACTTCTTGAAATGGAATATAAAACCGATATTACCATCAAGAAGGAGTCGGAAAAAATGAATCTGAAAAGTCAGCGTCCAAAGAAAGAAGTTATTTCGATGGAGCCCGAGGAGGCTGAGCAGCAGAAAGAAGAACCCAAAAGTGAGCCTGTTGCTGAAAAAGAAACGCCGGTTGAGGAAGTTGTTGAAAAACCAAAAGTAAAGGTTACAGTTCTTGATAAAATTGATTTGGACGAGGTGAACCGGACGAAAAAGAAAGCCGAAAAACCTGCAGAGGAAAAACCTTTAGAAGAAGCACCAGTTCAAGAAAAGGCGGAAGAGAAACCTGTTAAGGAAGAAGCTAAAAAAGAACCTGTTGCCGAAGTGAAGGAAGAACCTGCTCCTAAGGAAGAAAAAGTTGCGGAGGCTCCTAAAACCGAAGAAAAGAGCTCAAAAGATATAGAAGTTACGGAAACAAAAGTTCCCAAAGTTGATGAGATTAAAGTGGTTGGAAAGATTGATCTGAGTAATATGAATCAGAAAACCCGCCCGGCCAAAAAATCAAAAGAAGAGCGCGAGAAAGAGCGCAAAGAGCGCAAAAAACAAAAAGCCGCTGAGCGTCAGGCACAGGGAGGTTCTGGCAAAAAAGAAGGTGGAGATGTAATTAAAGCAAAAGCGACTAAGCTGAATGGGCCAACCGTTTTGGGAAAAATTGATCTACCTGAAAAGAAACAAGAAGGTGGCGACCAGGGCAACAGGAAAAAGCGCAGAAAGCGAATTGCAAAAGATACCGGTCGTGTAAGTGTTGACAAACAACAACAGCAAGGAGATCGTCCGAGAGGTAAATTCCAGGCCAACAAACAACAGCCCGGCAAGAGAAAACGACCGCTTAAAAAAGAGGTTAACGAAGAAGACGTACAAAAGCAAATTAAAGATACACTTGCCCGTTTAACAACAAAGGGTAAAACTAAAAAAGGAGCAAAACACCGTCGTGACAAGCGTGCCGCTGCCAGCGAAAAAATGCAGGCAGATATGGAGCAGCAAATGATGGAACAAAATGTTTTGAAAGTGACAGAGTTTGTTACTGTTGCTGAACTGGCTACCATGATGAATGTTGGTGTAAACGAAATTATTTCATCATGTATGTCGCTCGGTATGTTTGTATCTATCAACCAGCGTCTAGATGCTGAAACTTTGGCAGTAGTTGCCGAAGAGTTTGATTACAAAGTTGAGTTCGTTAGTGTTGAAATTGCCGAAGCAATTGAAGAAGAAGAAGACAATCCGGAGGACTTGAAAGCTCGTCCGCCAATTGTTACGGTAATGGGTCATGTCGATCACGGTAAAACATCGTTACTCGACCATATCCGAAGTACAAACGTAATTGCCGGTGAGGCCGGTGGTATTACCCAGCACATTGGTGCTTACCACGTTAGTCTTGAAGACGGAAGAGATATTACTTTCCTTGATACTCCGGGTCACGAAGCGTTTACCGCAATGCGTGCCCGTGGTGCACAGGTAACCGATATTGCCATTATTATTGTAGCTGCCGACGATAACGTGATGCCTCAAACAATTGAAGCAATAAATCACGCATCTGCAGCAGGTGTTCCTATTGTTTTTGCCATTAACAAAATTGATAAGCCGGGAGCAAATCCTGAAAGGATTAAAGAAGAACTGGCCAATATGAATTACCTGGTTGAAGAGTGGGGTGGAAAATATCAGTCGCACGATATATCGGCCAAAAACGGAATTGGAATAGAAGATCTTTTGGAGAAAGTACTGCTTGAGGCAGAAATGCTTGAACTAAAAGCCAATGCCGATAAAAAGGCACAAGGAACTATTATTGAGTCGGAGCTTGATCGCGGTAGAGGTTATGTTTCAACCTTATTGGTTGAAAGCGGAACTTTGCGTATTGGCGATATAATAATTGCGGGTCAGTATTATGGGCACGTTAAAGCGATGTTTAACGAACGTAACCAGAAAGTTGAAGAAGTAGGTCCTGCTCAGCCGGCTATTATCCTTGGATTGAATGGTGCACCACAGGCTGGTGATAAATTCAATGTTATGGAGAGTGAGCGCGAAGCACGAAGCATTACCAACAAACGTGAGCAGCTTGCCCGCGAACAAGGATTGCGTACGCAGAAACATATTACACTCGACGAAATTGGACGTCGTATTGCAATTGGAAACTTCCAGGAGTTGAACCTTATTGTTAAAGGTGACGTGGATGGTTCAATCGAGGCACTGTCTGATTCGTTAATCAAATTGTCTACCGAAGAAATTCAGATCAATATTATCCACAAAGCGGTGGGTCAGATCTCTGAATCGGATATCTCGCTGGCTGTTGCTTCAGAAGCAATTGTTGTTGGATTCCAGGTGCGTCCATCGTTAAATGCCCGTAAAATGGCCGAGCGCGAACAAATCGATATTCGTTTGTACTCCATTATTTACGATGCTATTAACGAGATAAAAGCGGCAATGGAAGGTATGCTTTCTCCTGATATCAAGGAAGAAATTACCGGAACCGTTGAGGTGCTTGAAACGTTTAAAATTACTAAGGTTGGTACAGTTGCCGGATGTATTGTTCGCGACGGGAAAATTGTACGTAACTCGAAAGCGCGCGTAATCCGCGACGGTATTGTAATTTACGACGGGATGTTGGGATCACTGAAACGTTTCAAGGAAGACGTAAAAGAAGTGAAGAACGGTTACGAATGTGGTTTGAACATTGAAAACTTTAATGATATTAAAGTTGGCGACAATATTGAAGCTTACCACGAAGTTGAGGTGGCAAAAACACTGTAAGCAAATCATTCCTATCAGATAATAAGAGGCCGGATTTATCCGGCCTTTTTTGTTGCCGCTAAATTATTAACAATCAATATTTAATTTCATAAACGAAAAAGGTAGTTCGGAGCGTTAGCTTATTATTACTTTTGACAAAAAGAATAAAAAATGAAGCGGAACCTCATAATCATACTTGTTATTGTAGCTGCGGTCGTGGCCGGTTTCCTGTATTTTGCCAAAGACGAAGTTGTCTTTTCAAAAGAATCGTCGTTATATAAAGCAGTTCCTTTGTCCTCGCCGGTTTTTATCGAGGCCAGCGCATTAAACGCTATCCCTGCCGACAATCCTGTAATTGAGGAATTGACCGGAGTTCCCGGAGTAAATACGATACTTAACAAGGTCGCCTCAATACAAAATATAATAAAAGAAAATGCTGAAATACAAAACCAGCTAAGCAATCGCTCGCTTGTACTGGCACTCGATTTTGTGGGAAAAAATGTATTGCATCCGGTTTTTATCAGCACGTTAAAAAGCGCGAAGGAGCGACAAGGATTGGAATTATTAATTGAAAAGCTAACCGGAATTCCACAAAGCTCATTTCAGAAACGAAACTACAATGGCTACACCATAATTGACGTGATGGCATCAAACGGCGTGAATAAACTGAGTTTTAGTTTAGCCGGAAATATGGTAATAATAAGTCCTGAAGTGATATTGGTTGAAAAATGTATCAGGCAATTAAATGCTCCGGGAATTACCGACAACAGGTATTTTAAGCTGGTAAATAAAACAGTTGCCCGTCAATCCGATGTTTCGTGGTATATTAATCACCGTCGTTTTCCGGAACTCTGGGCTAACTTTCTCAATTCAAAAACGAAAACACAAAGCAACGAATTTGGAGAATCGGAGCGGATTAACCTGAAACGCGACATTATGGACATAAAAACTTATGCCAGCTGGAGCGAATTGGATATGAGCTTTTACGACAATCGGATTGCATTAAACGGAATTTCTGCAGCTGATGATTCGCTGAATCATTTTCTTTCGGTTTTAGAAGGTCAGCAAGCGGTGAGTTGCAATGCTGACCGTTTACTTCCAAAATCGACTTCATTCTACATTGGATTCTCTTTTTCCGATCGCGAACTGTTTTTCAATAAGCTTGAGTCGTATTTTGTTCATTCTGAAAACTATTACGAACGAGAAGAGAAAATAAAAAAGATGGAACAGTATTTCCGGTCTGATAGTCGCGAAAAACTGAGAAGTCTTGTAAAAGATAAGGTAATTGCGGCAGTTACTTCAATTCCCTCGCAAACCGAATTGGGTACACTTTTTATCGTTAACAATCATTCGCGGAACGAGAGCCGCCAGACCTTCGAGGATCTGCTGGCCAATTATGCCAAACGAAAGGATATCGAATTAAGTAGTTTGATTAACGATTACACATCTGTTGATGGACAGACCTACCAGATTTATTCTTTTCCTTATCCTTCTTTGCCCGGTATCTGGCTGGGAGGAGCATTTGGTTTTGCCAAAGCCCGATATGCTGCATTTTATAACGAGACCCTTGTTTTTGCCAGTTCTGAAAAAGGATTGGAGAACTATCTGGATGACATGGATTCGGGTGAGACTTTACGAACTGACGCAGACTTTGAATCGGTGAGGAGATCGACAGAGAGCAGAGCAAACCTGAATGTTTATGCCAAAGTAAATAAGATGTATGCATTGCGTCAGAATTTATTCAATGCAGAATTGAATAAAGGGCTGGAGAAAAACGAGGAGATCTTTCGTAAATTCAATACCATAAGCTGGCAGGTTGTTTGCGAAAACAATATTTATTTTAATTCAGTAAACCTCGCTTATCAGCAAAAACCGAAAAAGGATGTTCGTGCAATCTGGCAATGTAGTCTGGGAGCAGAGGTGGCGATTAAACCACAAATCGTAATTAACCACTCAAATAAAGCTGAGAAAGAAATAATTGTTCAGGATGAAAATAATCAGCTTTATCTGATTGACGCCGAAGGGAAAATACTTTGGAGCGCCCCGGTAAGCGGTAAAATTTTAGGAGAGATTCATCAGGTTGATTATTATAACAATGGAAAGCTTCAGTTTCTGTTTAACACCAGCGAAAAAATCTACCTGATTGACAGAACCGGTACCAGTGTTGCTAATTTCCCGATTACCTTAAAGTCGCCGGCAACAAATGGAGTTAATGTTTTTGATTACAATAACAACAACAGGTATCGCTATTTTGTAGCATGCGAAGATAAAAAGGTGTATGCGTACGATCATGAGGGTAAAATTATAAGCGGTTGGATTTTTGGTAAGACTACGGGAAAGGTGACCAACCCGATACATCATTTTAGGGTAAGCAACAAAGATTATATTGTTTTTAGTGATGATCGCAAAGTGTATATTCAAAACAGGCGAGGGGAGACACGTGTAAATACTTCGGCTAATTTTGCACCTTCGGCAAATGATATTATTCTGAATGTACAAGGAATGTCAAAAATGATTGTTTCTGGTAAAGAGGGCGATGTTTATTACCTGTTCTTCGACGGCAAATATGCGCAAAAGCAAACGGATGATTATTCTCCTCGTCACGGATTTACAGCTGATGATATTAATGGCGATGGCAAACCTGAATTTATATTTGCAGATGAAAACAGG comes from uncultured Draconibacterium sp. and encodes:
- a CDS encoding HD domain-containing protein, coding for MQQIQLNKKKIINDPVFGFINLQSDIIFDLLEHPTFQRLRHIKQLGLSYLVFPGANHTRFEHAIGTVHLMRQAISVLRIKGHNITDKEAEAVTIAILLHDIGHAPFSHVLENTLVNISHENISLMLMQELNREFNGKLDLAIKIFTNKYKKRFLHQLVASQLDMDRLDYLSRDSFFTGVVEGTIGLERIIKMLNVHNDQLVVDVKGIYSIEKFLISRRLMYWQVYLHKTVVAAEFLLINVLKRAKELIAEGKTLFVTPTLKIFLTNNLTPEDFNTNKEIEGKNVLTWYTLLDDNDILISIKDWQNHPDPVLSKLSQGITNRKLPRTKFNEKPISASKKEKYINKIRKHIITDPEKAKYFLMTGVITNNAYNKHYENISVLYKDGTVKEINDASDINLSALGKTVKKYFVCYPKELDIY
- the rimP gene encoding ribosome assembly cofactor RimP, translated to MIAKQKVIELVNERLDDQMFIVDVTISSANDINVYVDGFNGITIEQCIAVSRNVEHNLDRDEEDFSLQVSSPGLTESFKVRQQYQKYTGKEIKVVTAESVKLEGLLLENNEEGIVLETSKREKVEGHKKKQLVVKKHILKYDEIKSAKAVISFK
- the nusA gene encoding transcription termination factor NusA, encoding MENINLIDTFAEFKELKNIDRVTMMSVLEEVFRSVLIRQYGTDENFDVIINIDKGDFEIWRNREVVADEEIEDPNLQITLSDALKIDDDYEVGEDVTDEVKLADFGRRAILNLRQNLASKILELEKDHIYGKYKDKIGDIVTGEVYQVWKKEILILDDEGNELILPKSEQIPSDYFRKGDNVRAIVYKVELRNNNPLIILSRTAPAFLERLFELEIPEIFDGLITIKKIVRVPGERAKVAVESYDERIDPVGACVGMKGSRIHGIVRELRNENIDVINYSSNLQLFIKRSLNPAKINSIKIIEDDKKAEVYLKPEEVSLAIGKGGLNIRLASQLTGYEIDVYREMEEDDEDVNLDEFADEIESWVIDALKGIGCDTAKNVLNIPRAELIKRTDLEDETIDDVLKILSSEFE
- the infB gene encoding translation initiation factor IF-2, with translation MVAGKTQRLSKLARQFNVGIHTIVEFLHKKGYDVDSNPNTKVSEDAVQLLEMEYKTDITIKKESEKMNLKSQRPKKEVISMEPEEAEQQKEEPKSEPVAEKETPVEEVVEKPKVKVTVLDKIDLDEVNRTKKKAEKPAEEKPLEEAPVQEKAEEKPVKEEAKKEPVAEVKEEPAPKEEKVAEAPKTEEKSSKDIEVTETKVPKVDEIKVVGKIDLSNMNQKTRPAKKSKEEREKERKERKKQKAAERQAQGGSGKKEGGDVIKAKATKLNGPTVLGKIDLPEKKQEGGDQGNRKKRRKRIAKDTGRVSVDKQQQQGDRPRGKFQANKQQPGKRKRPLKKEVNEEDVQKQIKDTLARLTTKGKTKKGAKHRRDKRAAASEKMQADMEQQMMEQNVLKVTEFVTVAELATMMNVGVNEIISSCMSLGMFVSINQRLDAETLAVVAEEFDYKVEFVSVEIAEAIEEEEDNPEDLKARPPIVTVMGHVDHGKTSLLDHIRSTNVIAGEAGGITQHIGAYHVSLEDGRDITFLDTPGHEAFTAMRARGAQVTDIAIIIVAADDNVMPQTIEAINHASAAGVPIVFAINKIDKPGANPERIKEELANMNYLVEEWGGKYQSHDISAKNGIGIEDLLEKVLLEAEMLELKANADKKAQGTIIESELDRGRGYVSTLLVESGTLRIGDIIIAGQYYGHVKAMFNERNQKVEEVGPAQPAIILGLNGAPQAGDKFNVMESEREARSITNKREQLAREQGLRTQKHITLDEIGRRIAIGNFQELNLIVKGDVDGSIEALSDSLIKLSTEEIQINIIHKAVGQISESDISLAVASEAIVVGFQVRPSLNARKMAEREQIDIRLYSIIYDAINEIKAAMEGMLSPDIKEEITGTVEVLETFKITKVGTVAGCIVRDGKIVRNSKARVIRDGIVIYDGMLGSLKRFKEDVKEVKNGYECGLNIENFNDIKVGDNIEAYHEVEVAKTL